The DNA window GAATGTTGTCTTATTCTcttatccaagaaaaatatattacgAAATTGTGCATCAAGCAAGTCAGTTCGCCGAGCGGTTTTTACGGCATGACGTCATAGGAGAAGCTCCCTGGCAGCATTTGTAGAAGGTCGATGCAGTTTAACTCGATTTGTTTCGGCACCAACATTAGACCAAGAATATGTCAGGATTAAACGTTAAAAGTGAAACTATTTATGATTTTTGTCTACATTTTAGGACCTACAACACCTCGTCGGTGCTGAAGGCGAAGGCAACATTAGAGTCCGTCTCCGTGGAAGGGACACAACCTTCCAAAGACGTTTCACTGCTTCCGATACAAACGAGGTGATTACAACAATTACACCAAGTTCAATCGCATTCTTAGacttattaatttatatagaTTCCACAGTTAGTTATGGATTCAAAATTTCAATTatgaattaaatattttggacACGAGTTATCAGAATCAATAAACCAAATCATTGCAcatgtattatttttcaaattgaaaaaagatgTCTCCACAGCATTCTGTCTCCACTGTACCGATATAGGGAGAGTATTGTTCAACCACAAACTAATTGGAATTGTTTTATCTGTAGCTCTTGTATCAAGTGGCCATTGCCAACCTGCGCGAGAGGAATATCACTATCCGAAATGCCAGTGGAAGAATCATTGAAAGAAATGACGATCCTATTGACGTTGTAGACGCAACGACACTAATGGTCTTTCATGACTTGGGTATACTAGGAGCAAGAATGGAtgagaaaaaaggaataaatggaATCATTTTATCaatttccaactttgtttaccatggtggcgcgaggtaaaaaaaagttgccCTCTGCTGTGGACTAGTTGTACATCCCCTCCTCTCCTGATTTCGAGCACCTGAATTCTTTTGTAGGGGGTTACACCACAGATGGGCCCCCCAGATGACATTCGTTTTGACCTTCCCCCTAAGAACCTGTCTAGGCTaaaaataggttcttattacCAGTTTATGTTTGTATTCTTAATACCGCAAAAATCTCAAAACACTAAAACTTACCATTTCATTAACAGGGCGGACATTACCAGGCCACCTTTTCCGACCTTTGGTTGGTAGTGTTGTGCCCAACCCTTGCTGGAGACCCAGAAGTAAGGGCCACTATTGACTTAAGCAATGGTAAGTctagtaaatttaaaaaacattcttgaATTCAGAATATCTATTAAACCCTGTCGATTTTCTGAGCTCGATGGATAACGTGGATATCGTAGAACGGTCACGAAGTGAAAGTAGTGAGGGTTGGCTTAAATATATAACTCATgtacatttttaattattttacttgttttttttttttttacagttaccCAGGATCGCATACAAGCTGCTGTAGCAGAGGCTGAGGCGAGACTGGCCCTTACAACCGAATCAATGTGAGTTTTGTTGATTGTCTTGAATCATGCATCCATCTTCATAAGCAGTGTCATAGTAAAATCAATCAGACATCTCAGAAACTCCCTTGGACAATTTACTTCTCAGAAGTTCTAGAGCAAAGCCAGTTCCATCCTCCTTAAACTTCcataaacatattttgtaGTCCATCAAAAAgagcaaaaataaatcaaatgtCCAGTAGTTGcaaatttttttattcgaCGGCTGTTCAAGTCATTGCTGTTCTCCGACTAATAGCTTGGAACAATTTTTAACAGTTTTACTAAacattcatatattttttcaaatgtcgtttttatgtttacaaaaaaaaaaacattgcattatTGCAGAGACAGACAAAATAGACGTGACCAGCAAGACAGAGAGTACGAAGAAGGGTTAAGAAGGGATCAAGAGAGGGTAAGCAGTTCATGGACaagcatcctcggggaccctgGACGTCACGGAGATCGACACACAGGGAGCTCTtttttctcgcgcgctccTATTTGCAAAGAATGACATCTAAAATTACATGCGAATGTTGTCTTATTCTcttatccaagaaaaatatattacgAAATTGTGCATCAAGCAAGTCAGTTCGCCGAGCGGTTTTTACAGCATGACGTCATAGGAGAAGCTCCCTGGCAGCATTTGTAGAAGGTCGATGCATTTTAACTCGATTTGTTTTCGGCACCAACATCAGACCAAGAATATGTAAGGATTAAACCTTAAATTTGAAACTATTTATGATTTCTGTCTACATTTTAGGACCTACAACACCTCGTCGGTGCTGAAGGCGAAGGCAACATTAGAGTCCGTCTCCATGGAAGGGACACAACCTTCCAAAGACGTTTCACTGCTTCCGATACAAACGAGGTGATTACAACAATTACACCAAGTCCAATCGCATTCTTAGacttattaatttatatagaTTCCACAGTTAGTTATGGATTCAAAATTTCAATTatgaattaaatattttggacACGAGTTATCAGAATCAATAAACCAAATCATTGCAcatgtattatttttcaaattgaaaaaagatgTCTCCACAGCATTCTGTCTCCACTGTACCGATATAGGGAGAGTATTGTTCAACCACAAACTAAttggaatttttttatctGCAGCTCTTGTATCAAGTGGCCATTGCCAACCTGCGCGAGAGGAATATCACTATCCGAAATGCCAGTGGAAGAATCATTGAAAGAAATGACGATCCTATTGACGTTGTAGACGCAACGACACTAATGGTCTTTCATGACTTGGGTATACTAGGAGCAAGAATGGATGAGATAAAAGGAATAAATGGAatcattttatcaaatatccaactttgtttaccaTGGTCGCGCGAGGTAAAAAAAGTTGCCCTCTGCTGTGGACTAGTTGTACATCCCCTCCTCTCCTGATTTCGAGCACCTGAATTCTTTTGTAGGGGGTTACACCACAGATGGGCCCCCCAGATGACATTCGTTTTGACCTTCCCCCTAAGAACCTGTCTAGGCTaaaaataggttcttattacCAGTTTATGTTTGTATTCTTAATACcgcaaaaatctcaaaatactaaaatttaCCGATTTCATTAACAGGGCGGACACTACCAGGCCACCTTTTCCGACCTTTGGTTGGTAGTGTTGTGCCCAACCCTTGCTGGAGACCCAGAAGTAAGGGCCACTATTGACTTAAGCAATGGTAAGTctagtaaatttaaaaaacattcttgaATTCAGAATATCTATTAAACCCTGTCGATTTTCTGAGCTCGATGGATAACGTGGATATCGTAGAACGGTCACGAAGTGAAAGTAGTGAGGGTTGGCTTAAATATATAACTC is part of the Nematostella vectensis chromosome 13, jaNemVect1.1, whole genome shotgun sequence genome and encodes:
- the LOC125559033 gene encoding uncharacterized protein LOC125559033, producing MCTKKTLHYCRDRKNRRDQQDREYEEGLRRDQERDLQHLVGAEGEGNIRVRLRGRDTTFQRRFTASDTNELLYQVAIANLRERNITIRNASGRIIERNDDPIDVVDATTLMVFHDLGILGARMDEKKGINGIILSISNFVYHGGAR